A region of Streptomyces deccanensis DNA encodes the following proteins:
- a CDS encoding MFS transporter, with protein sequence MQTWHEIRRFPFAVRLLLINQLGVNIGFYLLIPYLATHLTENLGMSAAVVGIVLGVRNLSQQGLFIIGGSASDRLGARGVIIAGCALRTVGFGLFALGDGLAVLLAASVLSGLAGALFNPAVRAYLAQEAGERKAEAFALFNVFATTGALIGPLLGSALLLVDFRTSALTAAGIFAVLTVAQALVLPARQVEPSGGGVLGDWREVLGNRAFLAFALAMVGMFTLENQLYLLLPAGAREATGWDGAAGLVFLVGTLANLALQLRITKALKSRGDRTRWIGVGLAVTGLAFLPPAVGAGLGVSGWTAAVPVLLGALLLYLGLMVASPFVMELIPRFGRPELTGTYFGIFYVVSGVAAAVGNTVVGWAMDAGEGGGHTWLPWVCCAVFGLMSAAGIGWLRRLGALPANPEAAVPATAAEAAEKSSA encoded by the coding sequence GTGCAGACGTGGCATGAGATACGCCGCTTCCCGTTCGCGGTCCGCCTGCTGCTGATCAACCAACTCGGCGTCAACATCGGGTTCTACCTGCTGATCCCCTACCTCGCCACGCACCTCACCGAGAACCTGGGCATGTCGGCGGCCGTGGTCGGCATCGTCCTGGGTGTCCGCAACCTCAGTCAGCAGGGCCTGTTCATCATCGGCGGCTCCGCCTCGGACCGGCTCGGCGCGCGGGGCGTCATCATCGCCGGATGCGCCCTGCGGACCGTCGGGTTCGGGCTGTTCGCCCTCGGCGACGGGCTGGCGGTGCTGCTCGCCGCGTCGGTGCTCAGCGGGCTCGCCGGGGCGCTGTTCAACCCGGCGGTGCGGGCGTATCTGGCGCAGGAGGCCGGGGAGCGCAAGGCGGAGGCGTTCGCGCTGTTCAACGTCTTCGCCACGACCGGTGCCCTCATCGGGCCACTGCTGGGCAGCGCCCTGCTGCTGGTGGACTTCCGTACGTCCGCCCTCACGGCTGCCGGGATCTTCGCCGTGCTGACCGTCGCCCAGGCACTCGTCCTGCCCGCGCGGCAGGTCGAGCCGAGCGGCGGCGGTGTCCTCGGGGACTGGCGGGAGGTGCTGGGCAACCGGGCGTTCCTGGCCTTCGCGCTCGCCATGGTCGGCATGTTCACCCTGGAGAACCAGCTGTACCTGTTGCTGCCGGCCGGGGCCCGGGAGGCCACCGGCTGGGACGGGGCCGCCGGTCTCGTCTTCCTCGTCGGGACACTCGCCAACCTCGCGCTGCAGCTGCGCATCACCAAGGCACTCAAGTCGCGTGGTGACAGGACGCGTTGGATCGGTGTGGGGCTCGCCGTGACCGGTCTGGCGTTCCTGCCGCCGGCGGTCGGGGCCGGGCTCGGCGTCTCCGGGTGGACCGCCGCCGTACCCGTCCTCCTCGGCGCACTGCTCCTCTACCTGGGCCTCATGGTGGCCTCGCCGTTCGTGATGGAGCTGATCCCCCGCTTCGGCCGCCCGGAGCTGACCGGCACGTACTTCGGGATCTTCTACGTCGTCTCCGGTGTCGCGGCCGCCGTCGGCAACACCGTCGTCGGGTGGGCCATGGACGCCGGGGAGGGCGGCGGCCACACGTGGCTGCCGTGGGTGTGCTGCGCCGTGTTCGGCCTGATGTCGGCGGCCGGCATCGGCTGGCTGCGCCGACTGGGGGCGCTGCCCGCGAACCCCGAAGCCGCCGTCCCCGCCACAGCCGCCGAGGCCGCCGAGAAGAGCAGCGCATGA
- a CDS encoding class I SAM-dependent DNA methyltransferase produces MTHANLLTDNPELYEARFPDPERLAGRWAEDCLRRHGAGPRVLDLGCGTGRDAAHLHTVGRTVTGADLSEAMLAHARARHPGPAYVRADLHGFDLGRAAFDAVVCLDSSPLYCHTNAQLDGFLSSCRRALAPGGLLVAEMRNGAYFLGRTDLLDTPTVHAFTWQGTAYRSTTTLTVDRTAQLLRRTRVWTSDDGAAPVEQRSAWRLLFPQELRHLLTAHGFEVLELHDGPGPRTEPPWREGRLPGGTADADRLHVVARLASPTH; encoded by the coding sequence ATGACGCACGCCAACCTCCTCACCGACAACCCGGAGCTGTACGAGGCCCGCTTCCCCGACCCCGAACGGCTGGCCGGGCGCTGGGCCGAGGACTGTCTGCGGCGCCACGGGGCCGGACCACGGGTCCTGGACCTGGGCTGCGGCACCGGACGCGATGCCGCCCACCTGCACACCGTCGGCCGTACGGTGACCGGCGCCGACCTCTCCGAGGCGATGCTCGCCCACGCCCGCGCCCGGCATCCCGGCCCGGCGTACGTGCGGGCCGATCTGCACGGCTTCGACCTCGGCCGGGCGGCCTTCGACGCGGTGGTCTGCCTGGACAGCTCCCCGCTGTACTGCCACACCAACGCCCAGCTCGACGGCTTCCTCTCCTCCTGCCGCCGGGCACTGGCACCCGGCGGGCTGCTGGTCGCCGAGATGCGCAACGGCGCCTACTTCCTGGGCCGTACCGACCTGCTCGACACCCCGACCGTCCACGCCTTCACCTGGCAGGGCACCGCCTACCGGTCCACCACCACCCTCACCGTCGACCGCACCGCCCAACTGCTGCGCCGTACCCGCGTCTGGACCTCCGACGACGGCGCGGCCCCCGTCGAACAGCGGTCCGCCTGGCGGCTGTTGTTCCCGCAGGAGCTGCGCCACCTCCTGACCGCGCACGGTTTCGAGGTGCTCGAACTGCACGACGGGCCGGGCCCTCGCACCGAACCGCCGTGGCGGGAGGGCCGGTTGCCGGGCGGTACGGCGGACGCGGACCGCCTGCACGTCGTCGCGCGCCTCGCCTCCCCCACCCACTGA